Proteins from a single region of Desulfuribacillus stibiiarsenatis:
- a CDS encoding EAL and HDOD domain-containing protein yields the protein MNVFVARQPIFTEKEEVVAYELLYRSGEDNFYDNVNGDQATTDVIINSFLNIGIDRISNRKKCFINFTENLLIKEIPFLFPHEHVVVEILENVEPTDEIIAVCKKLKEHGYTIALDDFVLQKRLYPLVEVADIVKIDFLSTSALDRLHIVRSLSSRKVKFLAEKVETREQFQQALSMGFTFFQGYFFSKPVILTSSDVPVSNFRYLQLLQELSASEPDVDRIARNIELDLSLSYKLLKLINSAAFGLKSTVTSIKHAVVLLGLREIRKWVSIIALKDLANHSSNEMITSCLIRARIAESLSSKINLQKRKSECFLMGLLSMVHVLLQKPMEEAISDLPLSEDVKDCLLGKENQFRTILDIILTIEKADWHHLSALIATIPIQNQELPDIYLEAIDWVNEVMDQLN from the coding sequence ATGAACGTATTTGTCGCACGGCAGCCAATCTTTACAGAAAAAGAAGAGGTAGTTGCCTACGAATTGTTATATCGTAGTGGAGAAGACAACTTTTATGATAACGTCAATGGTGATCAAGCGACTACAGATGTCATTATCAATAGCTTCTTAAATATTGGAATCGACCGCATATCGAACCGTAAGAAGTGTTTTATTAATTTTACCGAAAATCTACTCATTAAAGAGATTCCTTTTTTGTTCCCACATGAACATGTTGTTGTGGAAATCCTTGAAAACGTAGAGCCAACGGATGAAATCATTGCAGTATGTAAGAAACTTAAGGAGCATGGCTATACGATTGCCCTTGATGATTTTGTCCTACAAAAAAGGTTATACCCATTAGTCGAAGTGGCGGACATTGTAAAAATTGATTTCCTCAGTACATCAGCACTTGATCGTCTCCATATCGTGCGCAGCCTTAGCTCTAGGAAGGTCAAATTTCTTGCAGAAAAAGTGGAAACTCGAGAGCAATTTCAACAAGCTCTATCGATGGGATTTACATTCTTCCAAGGATATTTTTTCAGTAAGCCTGTTATCTTAACCAGTAGCGATGTGCCAGTGAGCAATTTCCGCTACCTTCAACTTCTCCAAGAATTAAGTGCATCAGAGCCAGACGTTGATCGTATCGCAAGAAATATAGAATTAGACTTATCCCTTTCTTACAAGTTATTAAAACTTATAAATTCTGCTGCCTTTGGACTCAAAAGCACCGTTACATCGATTAAACATGCCGTTGTGTTGCTAGGTCTACGCGAAATCCGTAAATGGGTCTCCATTATAGCACTAAAAGATTTAGCCAATCATTCTTCAAACGAAATGATTACTTCGTGCTTAATCCGGGCCAGAATAGCTGAGTCCCTATCGTCAAAAATAAACTTGCAGAAAAGGAAATCCGAATGTTTTTTAATGGGATTATTGTCGATGGTCCATGTGCTGCTACAAAAACCGATGGAAGAGGCTATCAGTGATCTTCCACTATCAGAAGATGTGAAAGACTGTCTACTAGGAAAAGAAAATCAGTTCCGTACTATCTTAGACATTATTTTGACAATAGAAAAAGCCGACTGGCATCACCTGTCAGCTTTAATAGCGACTATTCCAATTCAGAATCAGGAGCTTCCTGATATTTACCTCGAAGCAATTGATTGGGTGAATGAAGTTATGGACCAATTAAACTGA
- a CDS encoding NCS2 family permease — protein sequence MSKQVNVHYPWFKKQDTDAFFALFQNNLANFVVIATAMLGMGFPAEIVFGKVIPGAAVAVIVGNLYYAYSANRLAQKENRADVTALSYGISTPVMFVFLFGVLLPAKNLTNGDFDLAWKIGLAACFLSGLIEVLVSASGKWLKDNLPRAAILGALSGVALTFIGGEMLFKTLDMPIIGLLVLAIILVGLLGKVYMPFKIPASLFAIVVGTALAYLLGAADTSKIQAGLDQVGFYPMLPTFAVFTGFEYLFGALIGLLAVILPITLYNAIETMNNVEAMAAEGDSYDVRECQAVDGVGTMVGALFGGPFPTTVYIASVGSKWMGAGRGYSILNALVFGLTAMFGLIAAMSAIIPIAVVAPILVFVGVSMVATTFQSNATKYYPAVVIAALPYFANYIMSRFNTAAGEAVNNISSGLVPLGQGAMFTGIILGAITVFIIDHNFKKAAIFSVIGAGLSFIGLMHAPKLAIGAANDFTIGYMIMAVFFLYFTLKKPEHFQTTSPQVDKSSYTEVE from the coding sequence ATGAGTAAGCAAGTCAATGTACATTATCCGTGGTTTAAGAAACAGGATACGGACGCGTTTTTTGCTTTGTTCCAAAATAACTTAGCAAATTTCGTAGTCATCGCTACGGCTATGTTAGGCATGGGGTTCCCGGCAGAAATCGTATTTGGTAAGGTGATTCCGGGGGCAGCAGTAGCGGTAATTGTAGGGAATTTATATTACGCGTATTCGGCGAACCGCCTAGCGCAAAAAGAAAATAGAGCAGATGTTACGGCACTATCCTATGGGATAAGTACTCCTGTGATGTTCGTGTTTCTATTTGGGGTTCTACTTCCAGCGAAAAACCTTACAAACGGTGATTTTGATTTGGCGTGGAAAATTGGTTTAGCAGCATGTTTCTTAAGTGGTCTGATTGAAGTATTAGTTAGTGCTTCAGGAAAATGGTTAAAAGATAACCTTCCTAGAGCAGCAATTTTAGGAGCATTATCTGGTGTTGCCCTTACATTCATTGGTGGGGAAATGTTGTTCAAAACGTTAGATATGCCGATTATTGGATTATTAGTGTTAGCAATTATACTTGTAGGATTATTAGGAAAAGTATATATGCCGTTTAAGATTCCGGCATCATTATTTGCAATTGTAGTAGGTACTGCGTTAGCGTACTTATTAGGAGCAGCAGACACGAGTAAGATTCAAGCAGGACTTGACCAAGTAGGTTTTTACCCAATGCTACCAACGTTTGCTGTATTTACAGGATTTGAGTATTTATTCGGAGCTTTGATTGGGTTACTGGCTGTGATTCTGCCGATTACCCTTTACAATGCGATTGAAACTATGAATAACGTGGAAGCGATGGCGGCAGAGGGAGATTCATATGACGTCAGAGAGTGTCAAGCAGTAGATGGCGTAGGTACTATGGTAGGAGCATTATTTGGTGGCCCGTTCCCGACAACTGTATATATCGCATCTGTTGGTTCGAAATGGATGGGAGCAGGTCGTGGATATAGTATTTTAAATGCTTTAGTGTTTGGTCTGACCGCTATGTTTGGCTTAATCGCAGCAATGTCAGCAATCATTCCTATCGCAGTTGTTGCACCGATTCTAGTATTCGTAGGTGTGTCGATGGTTGCGACAACGTTCCAGAGCAATGCAACGAAGTATTATCCGGCAGTCGTAATTGCTGCCTTACCGTATTTTGCAAATTATATTATGTCGAGGTTCAACACGGCGGCAGGAGAAGCAGTGAATAATATTTCTTCAGGGCTTGTACCATTAGGCCAAGGGGCAATGTTCACGGGTATTATCCTAGGTGCCATCACTGTATTCATTATCGATCATAACTTTAAGAAGGCAGCAATATTTAGTGTAATAGGTGCGGGATTATCCTTTATCGGATTAATGCATGCGCCGAAGTTAGCGATAGGGGCGGCTAACGATTTTACCATTGGATATATGATTATGGCAGTATTCTTCTTATACTTTACTTTGAAAAAGCCAGAGCATTTCCAAACAACATCACCACAAGTTGATAAAAGTAGCTATACAGAAGTTGAATAA
- a CDS encoding xanthine phosphoribosyltransferase has product MKILQEKILQDGIVLSNDVLKVDSFLNHQLDPFLMAEIGKEFASKVKSGKKITKILTIEASGIAAALMTGIELGVPVVFARKKKSITMSDQNYVAQVYSFTKQESSDITVSKRFITPEDHVYIIDDFLARGAASLGLASIVEQAGASLAGIGIIIEKAFQEGGNKLREAGYPVYSLVRIKSLKNGVAEFMEEEENE; this is encoded by the coding sequence ATGAAAATATTACAAGAGAAAATTCTGCAGGACGGTATTGTTTTATCGAATGATGTGTTGAAGGTAGATTCCTTTCTGAATCACCAATTAGATCCGTTTTTAATGGCGGAGATTGGAAAAGAGTTTGCGTCAAAAGTAAAGTCAGGAAAAAAGATAACAAAGATTCTAACGATTGAGGCATCGGGAATTGCGGCAGCACTGATGACGGGCATTGAATTGGGTGTTCCTGTAGTGTTTGCAAGAAAAAAGAAATCAATCACGATGTCTGACCAGAATTATGTAGCGCAGGTATACTCTTTCACTAAGCAAGAATCAAGCGATATCACTGTCTCTAAAAGGTTCATTACACCAGAGGACCATGTATATATCATTGATGACTTCCTCGCACGGGGGGCAGCCTCTTTAGGCCTTGCTTCCATCGTGGAACAAGCAGGGGCAAGTCTAGCTGGAATCGGTATTATCATCGAGAAAGCCTTCCAAGAAGGCGGTAACAAGCTAAGGGAAGCAGGCTATCCTGTATATTCTTTAGTAAGAATAAAGAGCCTGAAAAATGGCGTAGCAGAATTTATGGAGGAGGAAGAGAATGAGTAA
- a CDS encoding nitroreductase family protein: MEAILKRRSIRKYTKQDVSEQDVQSILKAAMSAPSAGNQQPWHFIVIRKRSILNEIPKIHPYSNMMKDAPLAIVVCGDPTIERYKGYWVQDCSAAIQNILIAVEDLGLGAVWVGIYPEESAKAEDFRKLLNIPEHVIPLAVIPIGHPAETKPPADRYNDARVHSDTW; the protein is encoded by the coding sequence ATGGAGGCTATTTTAAAGAGAAGAAGTATTAGAAAATACACAAAGCAGGATGTTTCAGAGCAAGACGTGCAATCCATCCTAAAAGCAGCTATGAGTGCGCCTTCCGCCGGCAATCAGCAGCCGTGGCATTTTATTGTGATTAGAAAGCGCTCAATCCTTAACGAAATTCCGAAGATTCATCCGTATTCCAACATGATGAAGGATGCTCCGTTAGCAATTGTGGTATGTGGTGATCCTACAATAGAACGCTATAAGGGGTATTGGGTTCAGGACTGCTCTGCAGCGATTCAGAACATCTTGATTGCTGTAGAAGATTTAGGTCTAGGTGCAGTATGGGTCGGTATCTATCCAGAAGAATCTGCAAAAGCAGAGGATTTCCGTAAATTGCTGAATATTCCTGAGCATGTGATTCCTTTAGCAGTCATTCCAATTGGACACCCAGCGGAGACTAAGCCTCCTGCAGATCGATATAACGATGCTCGCGTGCATTCAGATACTTGGTAA
- the guaD gene encoding guanine deaminase: protein MLRTENTHLLKGNFIYTPTSQEIQYFENAYLVCVEGIVRGIYQSSDELPESVKDLPIEDYSNHLVIPGFVDLHVHAAQYYQRGIGLDKELIAWLEEYTFPGEAKFADEQYAEQVYHEFITQLLRQGTTRASILATIHKHSTDCLFQIAEDIGMHARIGKINMDQNCPEFLRETTEQSLIDTEELILAHGQNKYAKPIITPRFVPTCSAALLQGLGELAKQYQVPIQSHLSENRDEVRWVKSLYPNAVSYGHVYHQFQLFGHNPTLMAHGVYLEEQEIALMKEQQVMIVHCPEANLNLASGIMPVKKLLEQGLAIGLGSDVGAGHNLSMMKIMVQAMQSSKALQAVQNQLTDQATKVALSLSEVLYMATKGGGRFFGKVGSFEEGYCFDAIVIDDRNLGPQNIPLSDRLQRLVYIGDDRNIVQRFIDGREVRI from the coding sequence ATGTTAAGAACAGAGAATACTCATCTTCTCAAAGGGAACTTTATTTATACACCCACATCCCAAGAAATACAGTATTTCGAAAATGCTTACTTAGTCTGTGTAGAGGGCATTGTTCGTGGTATTTATCAGTCTAGCGATGAATTACCAGAGTCAGTTAAGGACTTGCCAATAGAGGATTATTCGAATCACTTGGTGATTCCTGGATTTGTTGATTTGCATGTACATGCTGCCCAATACTATCAACGGGGAATTGGACTTGATAAAGAATTGATTGCTTGGCTGGAAGAGTATACGTTTCCTGGTGAAGCGAAATTTGCAGATGAACAATATGCAGAGCAGGTGTATCACGAGTTTATCACACAACTACTGCGTCAAGGGACGACCCGCGCAAGTATTTTGGCGACGATTCATAAGCATAGCACGGATTGTTTATTTCAGATTGCAGAAGACATCGGCATGCATGCGAGAATTGGCAAAATCAACATGGATCAAAACTGTCCAGAGTTTCTCCGCGAGACTACAGAACAATCGTTAATCGACACGGAGGAACTGATACTTGCCCATGGGCAGAATAAGTATGCGAAACCAATCATCACACCGCGTTTCGTGCCAACCTGTTCGGCGGCATTGCTGCAAGGACTTGGCGAACTTGCTAAGCAATATCAAGTGCCAATCCAATCTCATTTGTCAGAAAATCGTGATGAAGTCCGTTGGGTGAAAAGTCTATATCCAAATGCGGTATCTTACGGTCATGTCTATCATCAATTTCAGTTGTTCGGACATAATCCTACATTGATGGCCCATGGTGTATATCTTGAGGAGCAAGAAATTGCGCTAATGAAGGAACAACAGGTTATGATAGTGCATTGTCCAGAAGCGAATTTGAATTTAGCAAGTGGCATTATGCCAGTAAAGAAATTGCTTGAGCAAGGGCTAGCGATTGGACTTGGAAGTGATGTCGGTGCAGGGCATAACCTATCTATGATGAAAATTATGGTTCAAGCCATGCAGAGCTCGAAGGCTTTACAAGCGGTACAGAATCAATTAACAGACCAAGCAACGAAGGTAGCACTTTCGCTGTCAGAAGTCCTGTATATGGCTACAAAGGGGGGGGGGCGCTTCTTTGGGAAGGTTGGTAGTTTTGAAGAAGGATATTGCTTTGATGCCATTGTAATCGATGACCGTAATTTAGGGCCCCAGAACATTCCATTGTCGGACCGATTACAAAGGCTTGTGTATATAGGAGATGATCGTAATATCGTGCAACGGTTTATCGATGGAAGAGAAGTGCGGATTTAA
- a CDS encoding L-lactate MFS transporter → MTKIRNRWSVVFGAVLIQLCLGAVYAWSLFNKPLVEAFGWNREDVVLTFSITIATFAFFTIIAGKLQDRIGPRLVAMGGGILLGVGLLLASTATSIYQLYFYYGVVGGAGIGAAYVCPLATCVKWFPDKRGLITGVAVAGFGAGGLLFKPIIVSLIENVGVMDTFLYLGIIYAIAIVIGSQFLVNPPVDFVPDGRNSTAITIKQEYTTVEMLKTHQFYMIWIIYFIGCMTGLLVISLAVDIGVTLVGLDASTAGNAIITIALLNAAGRIIWGIISDRLGRKFTITLIYLLTALVMLYMNSVQLTYFSFLINVSLVGFFFGGFLALFPSKTADYYGTRNLGMNYGIVYQAYGLAAFAGPILATYFDLLDAFMVASVLCLIAGGLLFFMNPVLDKRPATE, encoded by the coding sequence ATGACTAAAATCAGAAATCGATGGAGTGTAGTTTTTGGCGCTGTACTCATTCAATTGTGTTTAGGTGCAGTTTATGCATGGAGTTTGTTCAACAAGCCCCTCGTTGAGGCATTTGGCTGGAATCGCGAAGATGTTGTATTAACGTTTTCGATTACGATAGCTACGTTTGCCTTTTTCACTATTATAGCTGGAAAGCTGCAGGATCGTATTGGTCCACGTCTTGTGGCAATGGGTGGGGGAATCTTACTTGGTGTTGGATTGTTACTCGCAAGTACTGCTACGTCGATTTATCAATTGTACTTTTATTATGGCGTTGTAGGTGGAGCAGGGATTGGCGCTGCCTATGTTTGTCCACTAGCAACCTGCGTGAAATGGTTTCCTGACAAGCGCGGACTGATTACAGGTGTTGCCGTAGCAGGATTTGGTGCAGGCGGTTTGCTGTTCAAACCGATCATTGTTAGCTTGATTGAAAATGTAGGGGTTATGGACACGTTCCTCTATCTCGGCATTATCTATGCCATCGCCATTGTGATTGGCTCACAGTTTTTAGTAAACCCACCGGTTGACTTCGTACCAGACGGTAGGAACTCTACTGCTATCACTATCAAACAAGAGTATACAACGGTGGAAATGTTGAAGACTCATCAGTTCTACATGATTTGGATTATTTATTTCATCGGGTGTATGACTGGCTTACTCGTCATTAGTCTTGCCGTTGATATTGGGGTTACGTTGGTAGGGCTAGATGCCAGCACGGCAGGGAACGCGATTATCACCATCGCATTGTTAAATGCAGCAGGAAGAATTATTTGGGGCATCATTTCCGATCGCCTAGGGCGAAAGTTTACGATTACCCTTATCTATTTATTGACCGCTCTCGTTATGCTATACATGAATTCGGTTCAGCTTACATATTTTTCATTTTTAATTAATGTATCGTTAGTTGGCTTCTTTTTCGGCGGATTCCTCGCGTTATTCCCGTCAAAGACAGCTGACTATTATGGTACTAGAAATCTGGGTATGAATTATGGAATTGTGTATCAAGCGTATGGGCTTGCTGCCTTTGCTGGCCCAATATTAGCCACGTACTTTGATCTTTTAGATGCTTTTATGGTTGCATCCGTACTATGCCTCATTGCCGGCGGCCTGTTATTCTTTATGAATCCAGTACTCGATAAGAGACCGGCAACAGAGTAG
- a CDS encoding C39 family peptidase has product MHYKVRFLIVGLLIFALLIIPSPLVYGAQPADPKSFPVMNQHPELPTGCEATAATILFHYHGKLVSKAEVARKIPVEPVPQTIGDRAVGGDPKKGFVGDPFSSSGFGVYHQPMEALLNEYFPGKVVNLSKEPFQSVLEEVRKGNPMIIWVTIGLAPTEISHFWWTEEEHLIQWNKNLHTVVLFDYDENFAYVSDPYTGKIESYPKNLLERRWLDLGSRAIGIDLNRQPSDVSPGQDGTNNSGNISNTDYELERQRIVKEAQLKKDPKLQAIEQAAQEGSKPKSKLPLWLFIGAAAILLISSTILLIITLKNRKTAKQEVAPTKEED; this is encoded by the coding sequence ATGCATTATAAGGTACGCTTTTTAATCGTTGGACTTTTGATTTTTGCTCTCTTAATCATTCCTTCGCCACTGGTTTATGGTGCACAACCCGCAGACCCTAAGTCGTTCCCTGTCATGAATCAGCATCCAGAATTGCCAACGGGTTGCGAAGCTACGGCAGCAACGATTTTGTTCCATTACCATGGAAAGCTTGTATCTAAAGCCGAAGTGGCTCGGAAGATTCCAGTAGAGCCTGTGCCGCAGACGATTGGCGATAGAGCTGTTGGTGGCGACCCGAAGAAGGGTTTTGTAGGAGACCCATTTAGCTCCAGTGGGTTTGGTGTGTATCATCAACCAATGGAAGCATTACTTAACGAATATTTCCCAGGGAAAGTTGTGAATCTTTCGAAAGAGCCTTTTCAATCCGTACTGGAAGAAGTACGTAAAGGTAACCCAATGATTATATGGGTAACGATTGGATTAGCGCCGACAGAGATTTCGCATTTTTGGTGGACTGAAGAAGAGCATCTAATTCAATGGAATAAGAATCTGCATACCGTAGTATTGTTCGACTATGATGAGAATTTTGCATATGTGAGTGACCCTTACACTGGGAAGATAGAATCTTATCCGAAGAATCTTCTGGAAAGACGTTGGCTTGACTTAGGTAGTAGAGCCATTGGCATTGATTTAAATCGACAACCATCAGATGTAAGCCCTGGCCAGGATGGGACGAATAATAGTGGTAATATTAGCAATACTGATTACGAGCTTGAGCGCCAGAGAATCGTGAAAGAAGCACAGTTAAAGAAAGATCCTAAACTGCAAGCGATTGAACAAGCTGCACAAGAAGGGTCTAAACCGAAGAGTAAGCTTCCGTTGTGGTTGTTTATTGGAGCGGCGGCAATCTTGCTCATTTCATCAACGATTTTGTTAATCATTACATTGAAAAACAGAAAAACCGCTAAACAAGAAGTGGCGCCAACAAAGGAAGAAGATTAA
- a CDS encoding FAD binding domain-containing protein encodes MEVTELRSHLPRTLAEALTIRKNCSAIPFAGGTDAIVQRRTWAGVPVQFQADVLFLQYIQELTKMEIEKGQIQIGAMVKLADLAEYVLANPHLLPHVLAEIIQEMASPAIRNIGTIGGNICNASPAGDLFPFLYAMDAQVEVQSLAGTRVLPINEFWQGPRRIQLASDELLTKVIIPYAGKATYEVEAGSAYREDWTVQYYKKVGTRKTETLSKLSFLGLMKLSDNGQMIEDVRISFGAVAPVAVRSIAIEQGLIGLSVAQVKDQLDSILNQYEPLIAPIDDQRSTAAYRKKVALRILRHFLKEL; translated from the coding sequence ATGGAAGTAACGGAGCTACGAAGCCACTTACCGAGAACCCTAGCGGAAGCACTAACGATTCGTAAAAATTGTAGTGCCATTCCTTTTGCTGGTGGAACGGATGCGATCGTTCAACGACGTACTTGGGCTGGAGTGCCTGTGCAATTCCAGGCAGATGTGCTGTTCTTGCAGTATATACAGGAGTTAACAAAGATGGAGATAGAAAAAGGGCAGATTCAGATTGGCGCTATGGTAAAGCTAGCGGATTTAGCAGAGTATGTACTTGCAAATCCGCACCTTCTACCGCATGTGTTAGCCGAGATCATTCAAGAGATGGCATCCCCCGCAATACGCAATATCGGTACAATTGGCGGGAATATTTGCAACGCCTCCCCGGCGGGCGATTTATTTCCATTTCTGTATGCTATGGATGCGCAGGTTGAAGTTCAATCGTTGGCAGGTACACGAGTTCTGCCTATTAATGAATTCTGGCAAGGCCCGCGGAGAATCCAATTAGCATCCGATGAACTACTGACGAAGGTGATAATTCCGTATGCAGGTAAAGCAACTTATGAAGTTGAGGCGGGTTCTGCGTATAGAGAAGATTGGACAGTTCAATACTATAAAAAAGTCGGTACAAGGAAAACGGAGACCCTTTCCAAGCTTTCGTTCCTAGGGCTAATGAAGCTATCGGACAATGGGCAGATGATTGAAGATGTGCGCATTAGCTTTGGTGCCGTTGCGCCTGTCGCAGTGCGGTCGATTGCAATCGAACAAGGTCTCATTGGTCTATCGGTAGCACAAGTGAAGGATCAGTTGGACAGCATATTGAATCAGTATGAACCTTTAATTGCACCAATTGATGATCAACGCTCTACTGCAGCATATCGGAAAAAGGTAGCTTTACGTATTTTACGACACTTCCTTAAGGAGCTATAG
- the cspD gene encoding cold-shock protein CspD, producing MQKGKVKWFNAEKGFGFIEVDGGSDVFVHFSAITGDGFKSLDEGQEVEFEVVEGQRGPQAANVVKL from the coding sequence ATGCAAAAAGGTAAAGTTAAATGGTTTAATGCAGAAAAAGGTTTTGGTTTCATCGAAGTTGACGGAGGAAGCGATGTATTCGTTCACTTCTCAGCAATCACTGGTGACGGTTTCAAGTCTTTAGACGAAGGTCAAGAAGTTGAGTTTGAGGTTGTTGAAGGACAACGCGGACCTCAAGCTGCTAACGTTGTAAAGTTATAA
- a CDS encoding (2Fe-2S)-binding protein — protein sequence MKLPIQISINQQQMTLHVDPLKRLIDVLREELALMGTKEGCGEGECGACSVFVDGKLVNACLMLMGNLDKAEVLTIEWYKHTERYKILETAFVEAGAVQCGFCTPAMIMAAETLLKICAKPTKEQIRDAISGNICRCTGYNMIVEAIYQAGQKGEFAWK from the coding sequence ATGAAACTGCCGATACAGATCTCAATTAACCAACAGCAAATGACGCTACATGTGGACCCATTGAAACGGTTAATCGATGTATTACGTGAGGAATTAGCGCTTATGGGTACGAAAGAGGGTTGCGGTGAAGGGGAATGTGGTGCTTGCTCTGTATTTGTGGATGGTAAATTAGTGAATGCTTGTCTAATGCTGATGGGGAACCTTGACAAGGCAGAAGTCCTTACCATCGAATGGTATAAGCACACGGAGCGGTACAAAATCCTTGAAACAGCATTTGTGGAAGCAGGAGCAGTACAATGTGGCTTTTGTACACCTGCTATGATTATGGCGGCAGAAACGTTATTGAAGATATGTGCGAAACCAACGAAAGAACAAATTAGAGATGCAATCTCAGGCAACATTTGTCGTTGTACAGGATATAACATGATTGTCGAGGCGATTTACCAAGCAGGACAAAAGGGGGAATTCGCATGGAAGTAA
- a CDS encoding MFS transporter, with translation MIPIRGESSLTQSKRHFFNLGFFLMATLSFMMNFSSSVIILPQYLLTIGGNEFLSGLQATIYFLAAVILRMYLGPMADSHGRKLPLLISGIAFATAPLLFAISYDFTTLTLARVYHAIGLAAFFSSGSSFVSDIAPPAKLGVYLGVYRTVHSFGLLLGPALGYWIINQWGYTTWFLASFAIGLIGVFFISILTARPAQRSQELHSLQWMKTVLKQPNTYPVYLGIAILSTGYGALLTFAAIYISSVTQLQNPGVFFTYFALAGIVANLSVGKLSDRFGRLIVVWPCMILFGLGFLAFFTLPYAPVSLFISSMFAGFGFSGGLLVLIAWLVDLVKEELRATALSIQESTIDVSVASGSLIFGITGSYLGLSFSMLLFGIFVIAASIPLYANRTFQFQRLNQ, from the coding sequence ATGATTCCTATACGAGGTGAATCATCTTTGACACAGTCTAAGAGGCATTTTTTTAATCTTGGTTTTTTCCTAATGGCTACTTTAAGTTTTATGATGAATTTTTCATCTTCTGTCATCATTCTCCCTCAATATTTATTAACTATTGGTGGCAATGAATTCTTGTCTGGTTTACAAGCAACGATATATTTTTTGGCTGCTGTCATTCTGCGAATGTATCTCGGGCCTATGGCAGATAGCCACGGCAGGAAGCTTCCTTTATTAATTAGTGGGATTGCTTTTGCTACTGCCCCACTGTTATTTGCGATTAGCTATGACTTTACGACATTAACTTTAGCCCGCGTCTATCACGCCATTGGGCTAGCTGCATTCTTTTCGAGTGGCAGTTCCTTTGTTTCTGACATAGCGCCTCCCGCAAAGCTAGGAGTATACTTAGGCGTGTATCGTACGGTTCATTCCTTCGGTCTGCTATTAGGACCTGCGCTAGGATATTGGATTATCAATCAATGGGGTTATACTACTTGGTTTCTTGCTAGCTTTGCTATCGGCTTAATTGGTGTTTTCTTCATTTCAATCCTTACTGCCAGGCCAGCGCAAAGGTCACAAGAACTACATTCCTTACAGTGGATGAAAACAGTTTTAAAGCAACCGAACACATACCCTGTGTATCTCGGTATCGCCATATTGTCTACTGGATACGGAGCATTGTTAACCTTTGCCGCGATTTATATTTCTAGTGTGACTCAATTACAAAACCCTGGAGTATTTTTTACATATTTCGCGCTTGCCGGGATTGTTGCCAATCTTTCTGTTGGAAAATTATCCGATCGCTTTGGGCGATTGATAGTCGTCTGGCCTTGTATGATCCTGTTCGGACTAGGCTTCCTTGCTTTTTTTACTCTACCTTATGCTCCAGTCTCACTATTTATAAGTAGTATGTTTGCTGGTTTTGGTTTCTCTGGTGGTTTGTTGGTTCTCATTGCATGGCTAGTAGATTTAGTAAAAGAGGAATTACGAGCAACGGCTTTATCAATTCAAGAAAGTACAATCGATGTTTCCGTAGCTAGTGGCTCATTGATTTTCGGAATTACTGGGAGTTATCTTGGACTGTCCTTTTCTATGCTTTTGTTCGGAATCTTCGTGATTGCCGCATCTATACCGCTTTACGCCAACAGAACCTTTCAGTTTCAACGCTTGAACCAATAG